A stretch of the Pan troglodytes isolate AG18354 chromosome 20, NHGRI_mPanTro3-v2.0_pri, whole genome shotgun sequence genome encodes the following:
- the HNRNPM gene encoding heterogeneous nuclear ribonucleoprotein M isoform X4, producing the protein MEESMKKAAEVLNKHSLSGRPLKVKEDPDGEHARRAMQKVMATTGGMGMGPGGPGMITIPPSILNNPNIPNEIIHALQAGRLGSTVFVANLDYKVGWKKLKEVFSMAGVVVRADILEDKDGKSRGIGTVTFEQSIEAVQAISMFNGQLLFDRPMHVKMDERALPKGDFFPPERPQQLPHGLGGIGMGLGPGGQPIDANHLNKGIGMGNIGPAGMEGPFGGGMENMGRFGSGMNMGRINGGGGGSVPGIERMGPGIDRLGGAGMERMGAGLGHGMDRVGSEIERMGLVMDRMGSVERMGSGIERMGPLGLDHMASSIERMGQTMERIGSGVERMGAGMGFGLERMAAPIDRVGQTIERMGSGVERMGPAIERMGLSMERMVPAGMGAGLERMGPVMDRMATGLERMGANNLERMGLERMGANSLERMGLERMGANSLERMGPAMGPALGAGIERMGLAMGGGGGASFDRAIEMERGNFGGSFAGSFGGAGGHAPGVARKACQIFVRNLPFDFTWKMLKDKFNECGHVLYADIKMENGKSKGCGVVKFESPEVAERACRMMNGMKLSGREIDVRIDRNA; encoded by the exons ATGGAAGAGAGCATGAAAAAAGCTGCAGAAGTCCTAAACAAGCATAGTCTGAGTGGAAGACCACTGAAAGTCAAAGAA GATCCTGATGGTGAACATGCCAGGAGAGCAATGCAAAAGGTGATGGCTACGACTGGTGGGATGGGTATGGGACCAGGTGGCCCAGGAATGATTACTATCCCACCCAGTATCCTAAATAATCCCAACATCCCAAATGAGATTATCCATGCATTACAGGCTGGAAGACTTGGAAGCACAGTATTTGTAGCAAAT CTGGATTATAAAGTTGGCTGGAAGAAACTGAAGGAAGTATTTAGTATGGCTGGTGTGGTGGTCCGAGCAGACATTCTTGAAGATAAAGATGGAAAAAGTCGTGGAATAGGCACTGTTACTTTTGAACAGTCCATTGAAGCTGTGCAAGCTATAT CTATGTTCAATGGCCAGCTGCTATTTGATAGACCAATGCACGTCAAGATG gaTGAGAGGGCCTTACCAAAAGGAGATTTCTTCCCTCCTGAGCGTCCACAACAACTTCCCC atGGCCTTGGTGGTATTGGCATGGGGTTAGGACCAGGAGGGCAACCCATTGATGCCAATCACCTGAATAAAGGCATCGGAATGGGAAACATAGGTCCCGCAG GAATGGAGGGGCCCTTTGGTGGTGGTATGGAAAACATGGGTCGATTTGGATCTGGGATGAACATGGGCAGGATAAATG gtggaggtggaggaagcGTCCCTGGGATCGAGAGGATGGGTCCTGGCATTGACCGCCTCGGGGGTGCCGGCATGGAGCGCATGGGCGCGGGCCTGGGCCACGGCATGGATCGCGTGGGCTCCGAGATCGAGCGCATGGGCCTGGTCATGGACCGCATGGGCTCCGTGGAGCGCATGGGCTCCGGCATTGAGCGCATGGGCCCGCTGGGCCTCGACCACATGGCCTCCAGCATTGAGCGCATGGGCCAGACCATGGAGCGCATCGGCTCTGGCGTGGAGCGCATGGGTGCCGGCATGGGCTTCGGCCTTGAGCGCATGGCTGCTCCTATCGACCGTGTGGGCCAGACCATTGAGCGCATGGGCTCTGGCGTGGAGCGCATGGGCCCTGCCATCGAGCGCATGGGCCTGAGCATGGAGCGCATGGTGCCTGCAGGTATGGGAGCTGGCCTGGAGCGCATGGGCCCCGTGATGGATCGCATGGCCACCGGCCTGGAGCGCATGGGCGCCAACAACCTGGAGCGGATGGGCCTGGAGCGCATGGGCGCCAACAGCCTCGAGCGCATGGGCCTGGAGCGCATGGGTGCCAACAGCCTCGAGCGCATGGGCCCCGCCATGGGCCCGGCCCTGGGCGCTGGCATTGAGCGCATGGGCCTGGCCATGGGTGGCGGTGGCGGTGCCAGCTTTGACCGTGCCATCGAGATGGAGCGTGGCAACTTTGGAGGAAGCTTCGCAGGTTCCTttggtggagctggaggccatgcTCCTGGGGTGGCCAGGAAGGCCTGCCAGATATTTGTGAGAAAT cTGCCATTCGATTTCACATGGAAGATGCTAAAGGACAAATTCAACGAGTGCG GCCACGTGCTGTACGCCGACATCAAGATGGAGAATGGGAAGTCCAAGGGGTGTGGTGTGGTTAAGTTCGAGTCGCCAGAGGTGGCCGAGAGAGCCTGCCGGATGATGAATGGCATGAAGCTGAGTGGCCGAGAGATTGACGTTCGAATTGATAGAAACGCTTAA
- the HNRNPM gene encoding heterogeneous nuclear ribonucleoprotein M isoform X5 has protein sequence MEESMKKAAEVLNKHSLSGRPLKVKEDPDGEHARRAMQKAGRLGSTVFVANLDYKVGWKKLKEVFSMAGVVVRADILEDKDGKSRGIGTVTFEQSIEAVQAISMFNGQLLFDRPMHVKMDERALPKGDFFPPERPQQLPHGLGGIGMGLGPGGQPIDANHLNKGIGMGNIGPAGMGMEGIGFGINKMGGMEGPFGGGMENMGRFGSGMNMGRINEILSNALKRGEIIAKQGGGGGGGSVPGIERMGPGIDRLGGAGMERMGAGLGHGMDRVGSEIERMGLVMDRMGSVERMGSGIERMGPLGLDHMASSIERMGQTMERIGSGVERMGAGMGFGLERMAAPIDRVGQTIERMGSGVERMGPAIERMGLSMERMVPAGMGAGLERMGPVMDRMATGLERMGANNLERMGLERMGANSLERMGLERMGANSLERMGPAMGPALGAGIERMGLAMGGGGGASFDRAIEMERGNFGGSFAGSFGGAGGHAPGVARKACQIFVRNLPFDFTWKMLKDKFNECGHVLYADIKMENGKSKGCGVVKFESPEVAERACRMMNGMKLSGREIDVRIDRNA, from the exons ATGGAAGAGAGCATGAAAAAAGCTGCAGAAGTCCTAAACAAGCATAGTCTGAGTGGAAGACCACTGAAAGTCAAAGAA GATCCTGATGGTGAACATGCCAGGAGAGCAATGCAAAAG GCTGGAAGACTTGGAAGCACAGTATTTGTAGCAAAT CTGGATTATAAAGTTGGCTGGAAGAAACTGAAGGAAGTATTTAGTATGGCTGGTGTGGTGGTCCGAGCAGACATTCTTGAAGATAAAGATGGAAAAAGTCGTGGAATAGGCACTGTTACTTTTGAACAGTCCATTGAAGCTGTGCAAGCTATAT CTATGTTCAATGGCCAGCTGCTATTTGATAGACCAATGCACGTCAAGATG gaTGAGAGGGCCTTACCAAAAGGAGATTTCTTCCCTCCTGAGCGTCCACAACAACTTCCCC atGGCCTTGGTGGTATTGGCATGGGGTTAGGACCAGGAGGGCAACCCATTGATGCCAATCACCTGAATAAAGGCATCGGAATGGGAAACATAGGTCCCGCAG gaatgGGAATGGAAGGCATAGGAtttggaataaataaaatgggag GAATGGAGGGGCCCTTTGGTGGTGGTATGGAAAACATGGGTCGATTTGGATCTGGGATGAACATGGGCAGGATAAATG AAATCCTAAGTAATGCACTGAAGAGAGGAGAGATCATTGCAAAGCAGGGAGGAG gtggaggtggaggaagcGTCCCTGGGATCGAGAGGATGGGTCCTGGCATTGACCGCCTCGGGGGTGCCGGCATGGAGCGCATGGGCGCGGGCCTGGGCCACGGCATGGATCGCGTGGGCTCCGAGATCGAGCGCATGGGCCTGGTCATGGACCGCATGGGCTCCGTGGAGCGCATGGGCTCCGGCATTGAGCGCATGGGCCCGCTGGGCCTCGACCACATGGCCTCCAGCATTGAGCGCATGGGCCAGACCATGGAGCGCATCGGCTCTGGCGTGGAGCGCATGGGTGCCGGCATGGGCTTCGGCCTTGAGCGCATGGCTGCTCCTATCGACCGTGTGGGCCAGACCATTGAGCGCATGGGCTCTGGCGTGGAGCGCATGGGCCCTGCCATCGAGCGCATGGGCCTGAGCATGGAGCGCATGGTGCCTGCAGGTATGGGAGCTGGCCTGGAGCGCATGGGCCCCGTGATGGATCGCATGGCCACCGGCCTGGAGCGCATGGGCGCCAACAACCTGGAGCGGATGGGCCTGGAGCGCATGGGCGCCAACAGCCTCGAGCGCATGGGCCTGGAGCGCATGGGTGCCAACAGCCTCGAGCGCATGGGCCCCGCCATGGGCCCGGCCCTGGGCGCTGGCATTGAGCGCATGGGCCTGGCCATGGGTGGCGGTGGCGGTGCCAGCTTTGACCGTGCCATCGAGATGGAGCGTGGCAACTTTGGAGGAAGCTTCGCAGGTTCCTttggtggagctggaggccatgcTCCTGGGGTGGCCAGGAAGGCCTGCCAGATATTTGTGAGAAAT cTGCCATTCGATTTCACATGGAAGATGCTAAAGGACAAATTCAACGAGTGCG GCCACGTGCTGTACGCCGACATCAAGATGGAGAATGGGAAGTCCAAGGGGTGTGGTGTGGTTAAGTTCGAGTCGCCAGAGGTGGCCGAGAGAGCCTGCCGGATGATGAATGGCATGAAGCTGAGTGGCCGAGAGATTGACGTTCGAATTGATAGAAACGCTTAA